In Nicotiana tabacum cultivar K326 chromosome 10, ASM71507v2, whole genome shotgun sequence, the DNA window CAAATTCATATTTACAGAAATATAGAATGAGGAGTAGACAATCATAAACTAAACAAAAGGAAAGACTAGTAGATATTGTACCTAGTGGAGTGCCCAACAAAGAACTAGGCAACAAATTGGATTAGAGAACAGATGTATCAACAGTCATGCATCTTGACCAGAAAAAGAAGCTGGAACTGGAAGAATAAAGAGCTGCAACTGTACAAATCTGGTCCAACTTCCAATTTATACTAAAAAGAATTTAACAAATATTGAGGAGACTTCAGTACCTTTACCAACTCATAGTAGAATTAGTTATATTCTCATAGACAAAGGTGACTACAACGTTGAGAGGTCGTGATTTAACTCCGTTGAATAGTTGTACTAGACCATGCAATAACTACGGCATGGTCTTTACTATAGTCATTCTTTCTACTGCTACGGCTCTAGGAGAGCATAGAAGGCAAATGCCTATTCCCCTCTCTCTAAAAAGCGTGTTCAGTAACTGCGGCGTAGGAGGCAGACCTTAGGTCTCATATAGTTTTTTAGACAATTCTGCAGACTATTATCCAGCCATATTAGCTCCAAAGTACTCTGACACCTACGCATCAAAAGCAGCATAGTTATAACTCATTAGCCCTTCTTTGCACTGTTTCCTGGAAAGGGGTTTAGGAGTACACTACCATGAAATGGAAATCATACCTAGACAGACAGCTACGGGCTTGAGCTCTCCTCATCTGAACTAGAATCGCCCATATGTCGCTCCTGGATTGCAGGAAATAGTCGTTTACGTATGTCTGGCAAAGACTCAGGACAGGATTCTTGGGAAGGAGATGTTGCTACCGTCCCTTTTGTAGGAGTCTTTGCTGGAACTTTTGTTGAGTTTCTCACCACAGTACATGCCTTGTCCAGCATAATTAAGAAGTCACTAACAACCGAAAAGAGACGCAAGCCTTCATCCTTCCCTGCATTTTCATGGAAATAGTCTCCTGTGTTCTTAACCAAAGACATTATCCTCTTCTCTTCTTCTAGTATCCAAGTAATCTCCTGTTCCGCATGTTGGATAAAATTTGTGAGAGTATCACGGAACTTACTGTCTTCCTCCAAACTTGTCATATCAGTGTCCAGAAACTCTTTAGTTTTCACTAGTGACTGACTAAGCTTGGTGACAGCTGCACTTAGGTTCTCGCCATCAATAAGTGATGCTTTTCTTACGTTCTCAAGCTCATTGCTTAAACCAGAAACCACCTGGAGACCAAGGCTACGATGATAATCTGCTGAATCCTGAGCAGGATCCTCTACAAGATCTTCTGTCTTCACATTGGACGTGCTTTGCTTCTCCCTTAATCTACGTGCAGCTCTTAATCCTTCAGATCGAATAATTTCCTGCACTACAAAGTTCAAGAGTGTGGTCTTGCCATCAGTTCCTTTCACATCTGATAGTTTCAAAAGTGTGTCAAGCTTGAATGCCTGTGCACCACCACGGAAGGTGCCATCGTTCATGCGGTTGCCAGTCTTAAGAACTGCTTCAAGAAGTTTCAGGAACAGTCTGCTGTTTCTCAGCTCCTTACATGCGACCTGCAAGTCAGGATGATTTAATAAAAAGCCATCCCTGATTCCCTATGTGCAGTTACAgaacaataacaagataacatTCTAAAAGCTCTTCTATATAACCATGAAGTAcagagaacaacaacaactactactatgcctcagtcccaaacaagttcgAGTTGGCAAGAGTTTATTGCCTTGGCATCACTTCCACATTAAGATAAGAAGATCCGAGGGTAGAAAGATTTAAAAAAATCTTCCGGCACTACCAAAATCAGATGATATTGTTAGTCCAACTGTTTAACATGCATTTCACACACAGTGCAATGACCCCCTTTAACTGAAAATGTCCGTATGTTACTACATAAAATGAAAAACGGTGAACCGAAGAAGAAAACTCGGGTGAGTCCTATTAATTGTTTTATTGCTGTTGATTATAACTATAATTATAAGAAGAGATGGTGCCCTTCAATAAAAAAAAGTCtaatttgtacatattttttGCCAGTAATAATCTAAAAGAACGGTTGACttcctttattattttttgagatgTTGAATTCctttactaattttttttttattcttagtTTTTTCAAGAAAGATGATATTCCAACATGCAGAGACAGACGATCTTTTAGAGATGAAAATACAAGATCAGTCACATGATATGTAGCATATATGTGTTGTTTATttggttttcttttcttctttttttctcagaGTTTATGTGGATGGTGTGTTTATAGTTGGCAGACCACCAAGCAGGAGAATCAACAGATAAAACCAGAGGCCAAAGCACAACAACCAAGATATTTTTCACTCTGAAAGCAACCATCAAATTGTAAGAAAATCAATATTTTACACTTTACCTCCAAGGTTGTGAAGGACTCTTTAATGGAAGAAACTTCTTCCTGAAGAGAACTCATGAGCAACAATGATTCCATCCGTTTGAAGGCAAATGGAACTGCAACCATGGACTTGAGAAAACGTTCAGCAGGACCAAGCTGAGAAATGTCTCCAGCAAACAATCTGAGTTTTAGTTCTTCATCTGTTGTTGGTGCCATCTTCAATAGAGTTCGTAGGAGTTCAGGAGGCAGCTCATTACCTGATAAGATACTTAAGTAATTAGAATTAAGATTCAGAAACTTTATTGATGAAAATAATACAtcattgaaaaatgaaaataatttgcaATATCTAAGTTGAAGTACCAATCGAAATCAAGGTTTCACGacttaaatatgaaatagcaGTAAAGATCTAATGCGCTTGGCAAGGGACATGAAAATAAGAGACTTTTTGTTATCGTGAGACTTCAATATTTTCCTTGGGATTGTTTAAAACATCTGATTAAGCAGAGAATCAAATAAGTGCCAGACCAAATGTAAACGAATTAAGTAATACCATAGCTTTCAAATTAACTTCATGCTAGACAGCCATTAGCAGTGATTGGAGGGTTTCTAAGAAATACTTAAATCTTCACTCGCTGGTTAAAGTGCCAGACTAagcaatgaaagtttatattatATCAAAGTAATACCTAAATAAACTGTAGAAACTCTTCTCCTTTCTTGGGGGTTGTGGAGGGTGGCGGGGTAGGGGGATTGGAGACATTGAAGAATGAGGTGCTCTTTAAACTTTGCCATGTTTTATTTTACATGAGTGACTAGGACTTTCAATCCAATAATCCAGTTGTAATATGCTATCATTCACAGAATACATTTTCCTTCTTACTAGTCTTCTCATCCCTAAAAGTTTTCTGTGATTGCTATCCAGGTACTAGTTGGCATTTCGCAACACGCATATGCGTGTTGCCAAATGCCAACTAGTACGCGTGTTGCGAAATGCCAACTAGTACCTAGATAGAAATGCGTGTTGCGAAATGCCAAATAGCACCTAGATAGCTCATAGAAAACTTTTTCTTAAAAAGTTATATTATTCGCAACACACAtataatgaaaatttaagatgGGGCTTTTCTTGCCTCCAAACACATTAATAAAAACAGGAGTTGTGGATATTAAGATGAATATTCAATTCAAATCCACGTTCACATTTCCAGGAGAATGACATGATAAATGAAAATGCAACAaattaagtaaaaataataaatgcttGAAACAAAGGAGCACTAAAAGTTATGAGATATGAAGATACCTAACAAAGTGATAGGCAAGTTCTATAAAACGATAGTGAAGCAATGTTAAATTGGGGTGAATTTTGAGTTGCTAAGGTCCAACATATCCACAGTATGAATGTTGCAGAAATGCGGATGTCAAGGTAGATAAGCGATCATACAAGATttgaaaagataaaaaataagcacatcCGACAGAGGTTACAAGTAGCACATATAAAGGATAAACTGAGATAATGTCACTTGAGATGGTTTAGCATCTCCTATATAAACGTCCAAATGTACCGTTTGCACGTCCAAATGTACCCTTAGCTAAGAATAGAACAAGATGAAGCAAAGGCTTCATATAGGCAATACCAACTAGTTGGAATGATGCTAAGTTATTGATGTTAAACTTACGTAAGCGAGGTGTGTGCCAAGAGTCTTTTAGTTTGGTTAGAGACTTATTTGTCAATGTAAGGATGAATGTGAGATGGACAGCCCTCTAGTGTTCGAGACCCAAAAATGCCCCTTtagaataattattttatattgaATGAAATGTGACAAATACAGTGGAACTGCTAAAGAGGATTCGTACAGCCACCCTAACTACTTCCGATATCGTAGCACATTAgatttaattgattgattgaaACACCCACGAAGAATATAGTTTTCTAAAGGGTGGGGAGAAATTAATGTGTAGACTTTATTGCTCAATCTCTTCCCTCCCTTTCCTAATACTTTTCTCTTTAGTTTTAATCCAATGAGTAACACTCATGTCTAAGTCAAAAGGCtgaaaaaatataaatgaaaatactTTACTGAGGTGGCAATACTTCTACTTACTTCAAGAACCTCCTACATTATACTCACACTCTTTACAGGGTGATAATGTACTACTAGTTCTATTTTCGTAATAGCTACTACATCTTCAACGTCAAAGAGATTGGATATATATATGTTAGAATGGTTATGTAAATCGGAGTAAATAACCTTAATCccatatgtattaggagtaggacatgttatgtgtatgtatatatataaggctCATTGTATTGTGTTTAACATAAGagaataatatcaataatattttctcccgtgcattctcacatggCATCAGAGCAGCAGTGAGAAAACATCCGGGAAAGAAAACTCACCCAAAACAGTCGTCGTGCATCAATTCCGGCGACCTTTTAGGGTTGTTTTTCGAAAAAAATCAATTTCCATCGGTGTTGtgcaaaaaccaacaccaccacaacATCCCCCAACCCCCGGCGACCAAACCCCATCAAACACCTCCGGCAGACAACCTCTCACGCGCCGCCAAACGGCGCCCGGATGATTTTTTTTCGGGCGAGATCTGcttcacgcgccggcgcgtggagccctttccggccattttttgacgACGGAtcttcagaacagttgggtcgGCTACTAATTCCGACCCTACCCATCCTGTTTTGTTTGATTCCGACCACTTTGAGTTTTTTCCGGCATCTACACTGATTTTTTCTGGCAGCTACAGTAATTTCACAGCAAAAACAGTGTTTCCTTCATCTGTTCCAACGAGTTTTCACGATGTCTTTGGGAGTCGATGCTTTCGGGTCTAAAAACCCGGGTTCTGGCAGTTCCGGTGTTATGATTATCTCAgaacctttaatgggaggttcaaactacGTAGCTTGGGCTTCGtctgtcgagttgtggtgtaaaggtcaagGAGTTCAAGATCATTTAACAAAAAAGTCTAGCAAAGGTGATGAAAAGGCCAAAACACTGTGGGAGAAGGtcgatgctcagttatgtagtatcctgtggcgatctattgattccaagttgatgcccttgatccgtccattccagacatgttatttaGTTTGGGAAAAGGCTCGTAATTTATACGCTAATGATATATCTCGTTTCTATGATGTAATATCGCGAATGACAAGCTTGAAGAAACATGAAttggatatgtctacttacttgggacAAGTACGGGCAGTCATGGAAGAATTTGAGACAttgatgccagtttctgctagtattgaaaagcaacaagagcaacgacaaaagatgtttctagttcttacactcGCTGGACTCCCTAATGACCTTGATTCAGTACGTgaccagattttggctagtccgGCTGTCCccacagttgatgaattattctctcgattacttcgcattgctgcagcaccaagtcacccAGTGAGCTCATCACAGACACTTGACTCATCTGTCCTCGTATCCCAGTCAGTGGATAATCGGGCATCTCATACTATGGAGAATAGACGAagaggtcgttttggaagatctagacccaagtgcTCTTATTGTCataaacttggacacactcgtgacGTGTGCTATTCTTTACATGGCCACCAACCCAAAAATGCTTATGTTGCTCAGACTGAGACTACAGGTAACCAGGGTTTTTCTTTATCTGAAGGGGAGTATAATGAGttccttcagtatcgagcaagtaagcagacatctccacaaATAGCCTCTGTTGCTCAGACTGATACTTCTattgctggtaattcttttgcttgtgctTCCCAGTCTACTACTCTTGGACAATGGGTTGTGGACTCAGCCGCTTCTGATCATATCTCTGGTAATAAatcacttttgtcaaatattgcgtattcacagtctcttcccactgttactttagccGATGGGTCTCAAACCAAAGCAAAAGAAGTTGGACAAGCGAATCTCCTACCCTCTGTCACTCTAGATTCCGTTCTCTATGTCCCTGGCTGTCCTTTTAatcttgcatctgttagtcgtttgactcgtgccccCCATTGTGGTTTTATTGATGATTCctttattatgcaggaccgcagtacggggCAGACGATTGGAACAGGACTTgaatcagaaggcctttactaccttaactcactcaATTCCTCCAAgacatgtctagttacagataCTCCGGACCTAATTCATAGACGTTTAGGACATCCAAGCTTATCCAAgcttcagaagatggtgcctagtttgtCTAGTTTATCCACattagagtgtgagtcatgttagctcgggaaacatacccgagcctcctTTCCTCGTAGTATTaagagtcatgcagagtctgtttttttctttagttcattctgatatatggggtcctagtagagtcagttcaaccttgggatttcgttattttgttagtttcattgatgatcattcaagatgtacttggatttcttaatgaaagatcattctgagttgttttctatatTCCAGAATTTTTTGTACTGaaattaaaaatcaatttggtgtttctattcgcacttttcgcagtgataatgccttagaatatttatcctctcaatttcagcagtttatgacttctcaaggaattattcatcagaccccttgtccttatacccctcagcaaaatggggttgcaaAGAGAAAAAATAGGCACATcattgagactgctcgcacacttctcaTTGAATCTCatgttccgttgcgtttttggggcgatgcagttctcacagcttgttatttaGTTAATCGGATGCCTTCCTCTCCCATCCAGAATCAGATACCATATGCAGTATTGTTTCCCCAATCACCCTTATACTTTGTTCCCCCTCGTGTTTTTGGGAGCACTTGTTTCGTTCATAACTTCGCCCttgggaaagataagttagctcctcgtgctctcaagtgtgtcttccttggttattctcgtgttcagaagggatatcgttgttactCACCTGATCTTCGTAGGTACTTTATGTCCTCTGATgtcacattttttgagtctaaacctttctttacctctTCTGACCATTCTGACCACCttgatatatctgaggtcttacctataccgacctttAAGGAGTCTACTATAGCTCCTCCTTCACCTTCCACCACAGAAGTCTTACCCGAGTCTATTATAGCTCCTCCTTCACCTTTCGCTACAGAAGTCTTACCCATTCCAACCGCTGGGGAGTCTAGTGTGGCTGCTCCTAGACTCCCTGCCACAGGAACGCCACTCTTGACATATCATCGTCGTCCGCACCCAGCATCAGGCCCAGCTGATTCACGTCCTTCACCTGACCCTGCTCCTCCTGCAGACTTGTCTCttcctagtacaccgattgcacttcggaaaggtatacggaccacccttaatcctaatccccattatGTCAGTTTGAGTTATCATCGTTTGTCATCACCCTATTATGCTTTtctatcttctttgtcctctgtttccatccctaagtctacaggtgaagcattgtctcatctaggatggcgacaggctatgattgacgagatgtctgctttacatacgagtggtacttgggagctcgtccctcttccttcaagtaaatctactgttggttgtcatTGGGCGTATGCAGTCAAGGTTGGTCCGAATGGTAAGGTTGATCActttaaggctcgtcttgttgccaagggatatactcagatatttgggctcaattacagtgataccttctctcccgtggctaagaTAGCATCAGTCCGCCATTTTCTATCCATGGTTGTTGTTCGCCATTGGCCcctctatcagttggacattaagaatgcttttttTACACGGTGACCTTGTGgatgaagtttatatggagcaaccgcctgggtttgttgctcagtgggagtctcgtggccttgtatgtcgcttgcgccggtcactttatggtctaaagcagtctcctcgagcctggtttggtaagtttagCACAGTTATCCAGGAATTTGGCATGATTCggagtgaagctgatcactctgtattctatcggcattctgcttcgagtctctgtatttatctggtggtctatgttgatgacattgttattaccggcaatgaccaggatggtattactaaattgaagcaacatctctttcaacaCTTTCAAACTAAGGATTTGGGCAAACTAAAGtattttctgggtattgaggtcgctcagtctagctcaggtattgtgatctcacaacgaaagtatgccttagatattcttgaggagtcaggaatgacaggttgtagacctgttgacactccgatggatccaaattctaaacttctgccaggacagggggagcctcttagcgatcctgcaagatatagacggttggttggtaaattaaattaccttACAGTGACAAGACCTGACATTTCCTTTTCTGTGAGTGTtgtgagtcagtttatggattctccgtgtgatagtcattgggatgcaattgttcgcattcttcggtatataaattagctccaggcaaaggtttattgtttgaggatcgaggccatgagcagatcgttggatactcagatgctgattgggcaggatcaccttctgataggtGTTCTACGTCTAGATATTGTGtcttagtaggaggaaatttggtgtccaggaagagcaagaaacagaatgtggttgctcggtctagtgcagaagcagaatatcgagcgaTGGGTATGGCGACATATGAGCTAATTTGGatcaaacaattgctcaaggagtaGAAATTTGGTGAGATTAGTCAGATGGGACTTATGTGTCAtaatcaagctgctcttcatattgtgtcaaatccagtgttccatgagagaactaaacacattgagattgactgtcactttgtcagagaaaagatactctcgggAGATATTGCTTCAAAGTTTGcgaagtcgaatgatcagcttgcagatattttcaccaagtccctcactggtcctcgtattaactacatatgtaacaagctcggtacatatgatttatatgcaccagcttgagggggagtgttagaatAGTTATGTAAATAGGAGTAAATAACCCTAATCCCATATTTATTAGGAGTAGgacatgttatgtatatatatatagggctcattgtattgTGTTTAACATAAGagaataatatcaataatattttctcccgtgcattctcacaatatatatatagagagagagagagatttaccCTCATGGAGAGCATCATAAACTTCTTCTGTTGTCACATTTAAGGCTCTGAGAAGAATTGCTAGATTCTGTGATTTCTTAGCATCAATAATCTGAATATATTGTGGGGTTTGGTCAAAGGATgaggaagcttttcttcgatcaTCTTTTCCTTGGTCTACCGGTATATATCCGAATAAGGACTCCATCATCTCCTCATTAAACCTGTAATAAAATTCAGCAAGCAGAATTGTAAAGACTGAGACAGTTAAACTACTCTCGCAGGAGCAAAGTGAATAGCAAGACCAGTGCAAAGCTTACTGGAATGAGCCGGCTTTTATTTCATGCCAAACCATAGAGTGATCAGGATTAGCAAGAACCTTGTCCCAGAAGAATGGCTTTAATTTTGCTTTCGGAGCATCAGATTCAGCCAATGAGTCACTTTCCCCATCCCCAGAAGAACGTCCTCTCTGATGTGCTCCAAGAGGTAAAGGCTTCGCCATACCAGGTTTTGGTGGATTAGGAGGGCGAACAacttttagaggtggaggtgcTCTTGGAGCTGGCGGTTTAGGAGGAGGAGGTGGGGGTGGACTAGGTGGTGGAGGTGCAGATTTTCCTGGAGGAAGGGGTAATGATGCATGAGCATTTGCATTCATCTCAGGTTTTGATAGTTTCGATTCTGCTTCGAAAGAATTATGAGGATCAGCACTGGTTACTGCAGAT includes these proteins:
- the LOC107799379 gene encoding formin-like protein 3 isoform X1, with protein sequence MPNTIKRRPKYGMSILIMGRVAYAFGFVALICVWAARNSEGNRKFPGSNLDIAGLWHDPVIDEDTAEQVWIHCREELEESTEAAKFLEYFIQQAATGSYSYLKQDIALLKKRTLRKAIKDLPPEEKQILLQCLRRKNVPLHVSNSEDASSTWFSKYQELFSQWSRVPRRYLRGRKYPFMPTNHAPVPTLAPSPGPAAVPTLAPSPGPATVPTLAPSPGPATVSPIYAPVPSIEVPTSSPPIFQPPSAAIKPPEMPPKPQIHSNSSKPLPVQPPDKLQNGPNSPGNNQEGRNYLIAVVAGCSVAGIALLSLLILCVKNKKKEITPNDGQRDGKQPLTGSSLNVKSASAVTSADPHNSFEAESKLSKPEMNANAHASLPLPPGKSAPPPPSPPPPPPPKPPAPRAPPPLKVVRPPNPPKPGMAKPLPLGAHQRGRSSGDGESDSLAESDAPKAKLKPFFWDKVLANPDHSMVWHEIKAGSFQFNEEMMESLFGYIPVDQGKDDRRKASSSFDQTPQYIQIIDAKKSQNLAILLRALNVTTEEVYDALHEGNELPPELLRTLLKMAPTTDEELKLRLFAGDISQLGPAERFLKSMVAVPFAFKRMESLLLMSSLQEEVSSIKESFTTLEVACKELRNSRLFLKLLEAVLKTGNRMNDGTFRGGAQAFKLDTLLKLSDVKGTDGKTTLLNFVVQEIIRSEGLRAARRLREKQSTSNVKTEDLVEDPAQDSADYHRSLGLQVVSGLSNELENVRKASLIDGENLSAAVTKLSQSLVKTKEFLDTDMTSLEEDSKFRDTLTNFIQHAEQEITWILEEEKRIMSLVKNTGDYFHENAGKDEGLRLFSVVSDFLIMLDKACTVVRNSTKVPAKTPTKGTVATSPSQESCPESLPDIRKRLFPAIQERHMGDSSSDEESSSP
- the LOC107799379 gene encoding formin-like protein 3 isoform X2, with translation MPTNHAPVPTLAPSPGPAAVPTLAPSPGPATVPTLAPSPGPATVSPIYAPVPSIEVPTSSPPIFQPPSAAIKPPEMPPKPQIHSNSSKPLPVQPPDKLQNGPNSPGNNQEGRNYLIAVVAGCSVAGIALLSLLILCVKNKKKEITPNDGQRDGKQPLTGSSLNVKSASAVTSADPHNSFEAESKLSKPEMNANAHASLPLPPGKSAPPPPSPPPPPPPKPPAPRAPPPLKVVRPPNPPKPGMAKPLPLGAHQRGRSSGDGESDSLAESDAPKAKLKPFFWDKVLANPDHSMVWHEIKAGSFQFNEEMMESLFGYIPVDQGKDDRRKASSSFDQTPQYIQIIDAKKSQNLAILLRALNVTTEEVYDALHEGNELPPELLRTLLKMAPTTDEELKLRLFAGDISQLGPAERFLKSMVAVPFAFKRMESLLLMSSLQEEVSSIKESFTTLEVACKELRNSRLFLKLLEAVLKTGNRMNDGTFRGGAQAFKLDTLLKLSDVKGTDGKTTLLNFVVQEIIRSEGLRAARRLREKQSTSNVKTEDLVEDPAQDSADYHRSLGLQVVSGLSNELENVRKASLIDGENLSAAVTKLSQSLVKTKEFLDTDMTSLEEDSKFRDTLTNFIQHAEQEITWILEEEKRIMSLVKNTGDYFHENAGKDEGLRLFSVVSDFLIMLDKACTVVRNSTKVPAKTPTKGTVATSPSQESCPESLPDIRKRLFPAIQERHMGDSSSDEESSSP